Proteins found in one Cheilinus undulatus linkage group 9, ASM1832078v1, whole genome shotgun sequence genomic segment:
- the agk gene encoding acylglycerol kinase, mitochondrial, with translation MARVVKVFRTLRNHWKKSTFAVCVLSYGGHWLYGKHCDNVLRREACLLAREFGRQQIEPQERLRKATVVLNPAACSGKANNLFEKNAAPILHLAGVEITIVKTDYEGQAKKLMEFMEQTDMLIVAGGDGTLQEVITGLLRRPDQDTFSSTPIGFIPLGSHNSLSPSLHLLSDNKVKDIISATLSILKGETVPLDVLQIKGEKEQPVFALTGLRWGAFRDVAATISKYWYLGPLKTNAAHWFRTLREWPLVRDVTVSYTAPTLRPPDLPPQKPPRPNLLYRIMRRLKNYWNPPVEEPPKVEEPEEWKEQQLSTIELFIQTYNKNPVQRRLNDSLMICAEPNDFTVGEFITVGTKKEEDPTVFTKSATKLEASACQLQLPEGAGGFYNIDNEEYEAMPVEVRLLPRKLRFFISAERREQLLSQTQ, from the exons ATGGCTCGGGTTGTAAAAGTGTTCCGGACTCTGCGGAATCACTGGAAGAAGTCCACATTTGCTGTTTGTGTGCTGTCCTATGGGGGCCACTGGCTGTATGGAAAACACTG TGACAATGTTCTGCGCAGAGAGGCTTGTCTTTTAGCTAGG GAATTTGGGCGTCAACAGATTGAACCACAGGAGCGGTTAAGGAAGGCAACAGTGGTATTAAACCCTGCAGCATGTAGTGG GAAAGCTAACAACCTGTTTGAAAAGAATGCTGCTCCCATTTTACACCTGGCTGGAGTGGAGATTACAATAGTAAAG ACGGATTATGAAGGCCAGGCGAAAAAACTGATGGAGTTTATGGAGCAGACGGACATGCTGATCGTAGCCGGAGGAGACGGCACGCTGCAGGAAGTCATCACTGGGTTACTACGACGGCCTGATCAG gaTACGTTCAGCAGCACTCCGATAGGATTCATTCCTCTGGGCTCCCACAATTCTCTGAGTCCGAGTCTTCATCTTCTCAGTGACAACAAGGTCAA AGACATAATATCAGCAACTCTGTCCATTCTGAAGGGGGAGACGGTTCCTTTAGACGTGCTGCAAATAAAA GGAGAGAAAGAGCAGCCAGTCTTCGCTCTGACCGGTCTACGTTGGGGTGCTTTCAGAGATGTTGCTGCAACAATCAGCAA GTACTGGTACCTTGGGCCACTGAAGACAAACGCAGCACACTGGTTCAGAACTCTACGG GAGTGGCCCCTGGTAAGAGACGTCACCGTCTCCTACACTGCTCCAACCCTCCGACCCCCTGATCTGCCCCCTCAAAAACCCCCCAGACCCAACCTGCTCTACCGCATCATGCGCCGGCTGAAGAACTACTGGAACCCTCCTGTTGAAG AGCCTCCGAAAGTGGAAGAGCCGGAGGAGtggaaggagcagcagctgtcGACGATTGAGCTGTTTATTCAAACGTACAACAAAAACCCAGTGCAGAGG CGGCTCAATGACTCACTAATGATCTGTGCAGAGCCAAACGACTTCACTGTGGGAGAGTTCATCACTGTCGG GACTAAAAAAGAAGAGGACCCAACTGTGTTCACTAAAAGCGCCACAAAACTGGAAGCCAGCGCTTGTCAGCTGCAGCTCCCTGAG GGTGCCGGGGGTTTTTACAACATCGACAACGAGGAGTATGAGGCCATGCCTGTGGAGGTGAGGCTGTTGCCACGGAAACTAAGATTCTTCATCAGTGCAGAGCGGAGGGAGCAGCTCCTCTCACAGAcacagtga